A segment of the Tachysurus vachellii isolate PV-2020 chromosome 18, HZAU_Pvac_v1, whole genome shotgun sequence genome:
CACTAGACTTCAGAAGCATCACTGATTCAGCTGTGTGTGGCTCCATGTGTGTGGTAGCATGTTTTAAAGAGCCTGTGGTGCAGCGAGTTTCTGTGCAACATGGCTTTGCACTTATCTACCAGTGATGTTTTGCCAAATGTCAGTGAGTTTACtttgaaaaaaatctttcaatGCAGCATTGTTCCCAGAGACTATGGAAAGCTGAACTTACTATTTATTGCATCTTATTGCACCATCTGAAGTCCTGCATGCTTGCTGATCTGCTCTTTTTCAAACATCCGCATCATTAATTAAATGACTGCAAATGTATCTCGAACAAGTCACTGAATTGAGGCATCCCAATCTGTCTAAACCTTTATGTATTAATATCTGATTAAATATCATACCCTGCTACTATCATGCATGTTTTTCTGCATGTATTTCAGGATTTTACAATCTAGTGTCTATCATTGCATTGGAATAAATGTGGATaggtaaatactgtaaataaagctcatttcatttaatgtttGCTTTCTCTTCTTTGTCCCGGCAGACAGTCTTCCAGGATAGTCACGTGTGGCTCTCGTGGCATGACTACTACAAGTAAGGGAAACAAAGCCCTGAAGGCAAGTGTCTATAGCTTATTTATGTTCTCTGGTTGTCTGATAGATTCGATTTGGTTTTCCGTCTCtccaactttatttattttggcttttctttctcttcaaaATCACTTAAGGTGAAGCGGGAGCCAGGCGAGAATGGCACGAGCCTTACGGACGATGAGCTAGTGTCGATGTCGGTGCGTGAGCTGAACCAACACCTGCGCGGCCTATCCAAAGAGGAGATTGCACAACTAAAGCAGCGGCGGCGCACGCTAAAGAACCGTGGCTATGCCGCCAGCTGTCGCGTCAAGCGCGTCACTCAGAAGGAAGAACTGGAGAAGCAAAAAGCTGAGCTGCAGCAAGAGGTGGAGAAACTCGCTTCTGAGAATGCCAGCATGAAGGTAGAGCTAGACGTGCTGCGCTCCAAGTATGAGGCGCTGCAAAGCTTCGCCAGGACTGTGGCGCGCAGCCCCGTACCAGCTGCCAGGGGCGCAATCACACCAATCATCGTACCAGGCAAGGTGGCCACAACGAGTGTCATCACCATCGTCAAGTCCAAAACGGAGGCACGCTCGTAATGCACAATGCCTTTGGTCAGTGAATCATTATCAAGCACAGATCTGCAACATCTGCTTCAAACAATACAGAAGTTAAAATATGCTCTGCCTAGCAGTGTGCTTATTAAGGCGGCATGTATGGTGAGGTTTGGTTGTTAACCTCCATTAAGGCCTTCTGGTTTTTCATagctgtatttgttttgttttgttttgtttttttacattaacCTCAAGTGTTATACATTCCCAGATTTAGCACAACCTTCTATGCACCAGTGTAGGGATTATTAGTTcataagacaaaaataacacaagagAGCAGAGCTAACGTGTCTACTTCTTTTATTATAACTAATGATTCTGTCTTAACAAGTTCTCAATTAGCTGAGTCATGTGTGAAAGGGCAAGCAAACTTGGCACTGGTTAAACGGTAGAACAATGCAGTTCAACACAGAGACCACCGACTTTGGTTGGCACCATATTTGCAACATTGCACTGAGAGTTTTGTTTACTGATATTTAGCAACCTGGTATTTTCTCAGGATAATGGGGAAAATATtggatttgttttcatttttcagattCGTGTGCTTGATATTATCCACTGACCACCTCTTAGATGGGCTAGAAAACAATGCTAGTGATGATGAAATCAATTAATTACAGAAATTGTCGGTATTTAAAACATCTTATGCTTACCTTAAAAATGAGCCAATTATGGGGGTCAGGAGCAGTTTTCAGACGTTGCAGTGACTGAGTGAATTCACAGCCAGTTTTAGGTGAAATTCAGTCTTAGTACAATCTCaacttctatttaaatgaatCCATTCTGCTAAAATTTGtcatattaaaaaacaaacaaagcaattCTATATTAATatcttatatattaatatataaaaaatattattccaATTATGGGATTTCTAGGAAATTTTGAAGAAATATTAAGGTTAGCTTTGTATATATTCCttgtattaatgttaataagagCAGTTTGACACTCAGTCAGTGCAATAGGATGAAAATCACAAACTCTCATTATTGGCTTTAAAACAAAGTTGGGGGAAATATCCAATTTACACAAATTTTCCACTTTAGGCAGCAACTGATCAGCTAAGACATGATATCCTAATGTTGCTTCTTTATCTTTGTTTTGGAGCTTGTCTAATTATTGGTAGTCTACGACCACTTTAGCCATTTGTCTTAAACTTGACTGTTAAAATAATGCCATCTGTAACCGGAcattaaacaattaaagaatGAATACAGGATGTACCAGTCAATTCAATATTTTATAAGTATACATTAAATGAATGGGTTTAAATTGGCTGCAGTTTGTATTAGGCCTAGATCCTGGCTTCTGTTACTCATGAGATGTCCTCATGTTCGCTTAATGTTACGTCAAGCgcaaaaaaagcaggaaaagcTAAAAATATGGACAACAAACATGTCATGGCTGATAAACAGTGTTTTAAATACAGAGCATTTGTGTCAATTTGAATTTTCCCCAAAATTATTCCTTTATTGATGAAAGTTTGGTGTTCCATGCCATGCCAGGctaacacataaaaaaacaaaacaaaaaaaacccaactgtTAGTTTTTTGTGccctgttttgtttaattccatTTGTGGAATGATGTTTACAAGTTATATTCTGATGAATATGACAAGGAGAGGCAATAAACTACCGTATTTATGCATGGAAAAGGAGAAATCCGGTAACTGTCTCCGAGGGTGATGTTCACCTTTCATAGACACAAGTTTGTTATGAGGGAGCCTGTCCACAGAACATAGCAAACTCCTTCCTTGTTTGATTGAATtctgttttatgtgtttttaaaactGGTTTGATGTAGAAGTTCATTGGCAAATGTGAAGTATCGAGTGGTTTCGTTTCGTTCGACTTTCTAGAGCTTAATACTGTGGATGGACTGGTCATAGTTGCCTAAACACTAATCCACACAAGCTTTATCGTTTACTTATTATTAGCAAGTGTTCTTTGATGTCTTTGTCCAGCTAAAGTTTTAGCTCTATCTTTGTTATTTTCTggtaagaaaatgttttgttatttataacaGAGGTGTCCAATTCATGTCTTAGATTAGAGGTTAGAGTTCAACACAGTTTGCCAGTCATTTGCCTGCACTAATTAACACACCTAATAGTAATCGCTAAAAACAAGTTTTTCTATCAGGTGTCTTTCAGCAGGTAAATAACAACTAAACTGCATACCTGACTTTAACCAGTTGAGTTGGACACCTCTCATTTATAGGGAAAAAATGTCTGGGAAAAATACAAACCTTGAACTTGTTTGATATTGACTTTGCAATTGTACCAAAAGTGGCTTATTATTGAAGTCTGATAGCTTTTTTAGTGACTAGGCGCGTGGCGTGCTGTGAAAGTGATCAGGTGGCAGTGTCGTCCACTCTATTGGTGTCATTCTGTACTATTTACATGAATATATTTAGAAGAATTTGTAGAAGACAGGCAATGTATAGAAGACAGTTAACCATCTGTTTTGGTCTCTTCCATATAACTGatgcagatttttttaacaCCATCTCAATTTCGTTGCGCAGCACAAAACTGAACTCTTCCGCCTGTGTGGTTTCTCCCAAATAATGGACTTCCATAACGTAAGATGTTCCTGAAGGTGCTAAACAGGGCAAATGTTAAGCAAGGTATTTTATAACTTTggcaaggcttttttttttaaacatgtgtaTGGGTTTAGTTAATAAGAACTTCTTTACAATCATTGAATTCTGCTTTATTTTGGTTATTATGTGTCCGTAATAAACAACAGCagaattatgtttaaaaaaaaaaattagcagtgAAGTTCAGTTAAAACTATTGTGCCATGCTTTTGCCTTATTGGCTGTTCATCGTGGTGCCAACATTCGCCTTTTTTTCATACAgtgtgacatactgtatgttgatcTTTTGGTTGAACTGAAAAAATCTGTGTGTCATATTATACTTACACTGTCGATTAACAACATATTGAAAAAATTAACAGATTTATTGATGAATACTGCCATGATGGTAAAACTCCAAAACtgaagtttttttaattaccacAACAAAAAGGTTAGGTGTATCtctatgtaaaataaatctcaACCAAGCGCTTACCTTGCTTTTTTCCATTACATAACTTATGAGCTGTGTCAGACTGGACATGGTAGTAGATGAGGTGTTGCACTAGAGAATCAGCAAAGTGCTTTCATGAGCATATGAAATGGAATTAAACGAATTGCACTGTTGCGATAGGTAGATTTGCTCAGGATAAAAAAATTCAGCTTCCAACTGTATGGTGAAAGGGCAGCAAAGAGGGGAGCTTGCAACATCACAGCTCTAGGGCCCTTGGTTCTGTCCTGAGATATGGTTAGTGTGTAGTTCTGGCTACATGGGTTTCCTACAGGTCCTCCCAGGGGTGGACAAATCATAAATTCATTAACTATTCCACCAGACAAGTGAACAATCCAACGTGCAACAAAGTCATTAAGTTGTTAGAAAACATTTTGACTAGAAGGCTCTGTCCACGTATTGAATGGAGTGTGTATATTCTCTGAATATGTTTTTTGCAAGGCGACTATTCCTTTTTGTCTTaggtggttttcacactggGCATGTTTGCTGCAGCCCGATTCCAAGTGTGATTGTTCTTGCAGCATTGGTCTGGTTTCAGACCTCGCTGCATTTGCATTCATCTTACATCATCACAAACGGGCATGAAGAACACACTGTGTTGTGGAAACCAGTGATTTCGTCATCTgctaaaacacatgcacaggTTATTAGTATGAGTTGCTTCACGTTCACTAGAATCATGGCACAGTTCCAGGGCAACCGAACTCACACCACCTGCTACAAGTACTCTCGGGTTTGGTACCGTAGTGTGATTCCTGGTCCACgtgacagctttcacattaccCATGTTACATTTGCATTACCAATTAATCATGCTCTGTTTCAGACTGAATTACCATCGTGAAAGCCACATAAGTGCGCCTTATATATAAGCTTTGCACTAGATTTTTGGTAGTGGTTCCACATGGCCACATGTTGCTGATTCTGAGCTTTTACCTGGTCATTTTAAACAATCCACCTATTACAAATCATTTCCCACAACCAGATCCTGCCTTGGCTGAGCATCAAGGTGTGTTGCACCACAATGAAGAGCATTAAGTGTAAACCGTTACACCAAATGACGACTAAGACAGTAAGGAGTGTTTTTTCCCTACTTTTTTGTTGGGGTCAAAAACTGTCTGAGGAACAGTTTGGCCAATGAGCAAAATCATTACTTAGGTGAAGGTGCAAAGTCCTGAACTCCTGTTTTGTAGAACGCAGTAGTTGGCCAAGAAGTTTAAATCTCTTGCATTATACAGTATGCTTCCTGGGCAGTAAGCTTGCATGGAAACTTGTGGTACTAAGTTGCAGTGTAACGTCACATTTATTGTACCGAATAATAGGGATGTGATCAGTAATCTGGTTTACAGAGAGGAAATGAAATAGTAGATGGCAGTTATTTAACAGCCTACTTTTTAAACAGCAAACATGCCAGTGGAAAAGCTTACTCttaacaagataaaaaaaagtatcgTAGCAATTATGCTAACAAAAGAGTTAAGTTTACATGTCCTCTTTGAAAATACAATTTAACACCAAAATAGTTGGCTGCCGGTTTATCATACAGCTTATCATTCTCAAAGTCTATAGTAATCTAAATTTATTCctggttttgggggaaaaagaaaacaaaaaccattTCAGGCTCTCAGGCATTTCTCGTGTTTACGTACTACACACAGGCCTCCTCTGTAGTGGTAAATGGAGTTCTTGGACAAACGCCCCACTTTATCCTTTTGTGGATATAAATTATTGATCTGAGCTATTTCACATAGTCTGATGTCCATGATAGTTAGCATAATAGAGCAGTTGTAAGATTGACAGGATGAAGGAGAGATATCACACCGAGCTGAGTATTGAATGATAAAGAAGTCTGTTTTTGCTGTGCTTTGAGTAACAGCATCAGGaatagaagcttttttttttctagcttaGTCAGTCCAGACATTGACATGTCTAACAGCTCTGTAGGAGACcttgtcatttttaaacacagaTCACACTATGCATCCAGGAGAGCCGCCTTTAATCCCTACCATTGTCTTACCAGAGATTCCGAGGTTCACTCACTTGATCAGCACTTAATGTGACAAACTCTATTAGCTTTAGGCTAACCGGGCTTTGTTCATCATGTTCTTTGTTCGTTGAGAGGGTTCAAACACCAGGTTCATATATGACTAGTTTGTTGTCTCAGAATtgttaaatcagaaaaaaaaagcttatgaAATGTGAGGTGGTTATCGGTGAATAGAATGTGCTGTTTTGGATATATATGAGTACTTTGTACGAAATACAGTAACAAAATGGGTGAACTGtaactttattaattaaattattgtaCTTTTTTGCAATCTGTACATAAAAAAGTGATGATGTATTAATatctatattcatatataaGAACTGTGGATTTTAACCATGCAGATAGTCTTTCTTGGGTTTGACTAAGTTATTGATGTACTGTTGTATATctgttgtatatattgtatgtttGGTGATATACAGcttcctttattttatatatgatcAATAAAAAGGTTTTGAGAGATGTCCATAAGGTCTTGACTTTGGTCAGCATgacttttttctgtatttggCTATATTCTATGGCATAGTCATTGACCCAGTTTAAtgagagtaaaaataaaactggtGAAGGCTTTTTGCCATTGGAGTAGGTTTTAGGAGAGTGCGATCATTTAGCTGGCACGCTTTTCTCCCTCTGTGATCCAAAAAAAGGCACCCGTCGACCTACTTCCAGCAACCTCTATGCATGCGTTTTTTGGCCTG
Coding sequences within it:
- the mafga gene encoding v-maf avian musculoaponeurotic fibrosarcoma oncogene homolog Ga isoform X3; this encodes MTTTSKGNKALKVKREPGENGTSLTDDELVSMSVRELNQHLRGLSKEEIAQLKQRRRTLKNRGYAASCRVKRVTQKEELEKQKAELQQEVEKLASENASMKVELDVLRSKYEALQSFARTVARSPVPAARGAITPIIVPGKVATTSVITIVKSKTEARS
- the mafga gene encoding v-maf avian musculoaponeurotic fibrosarcoma oncogene homolog Ga isoform X2, producing the protein MHALGIPSGPGVSHFSPQPGVRILEHLLLGGQSSRIVTCGSRGMTTTSKGNKALKVKREPGENGTSLTDDELVSMSVRELNQHLRGLSKEEIAQLKQRRRTLKNRGYAASCRVKRVTQKEELEKQKAELQQEVEKLASENASMKVELDVLRSKYEALQSFARTVARSPVPAARGAITPIIVPGKVATTSVITIVKSKTEARS